One window of the Sphaerochaeta associata genome contains the following:
- a CDS encoding Gfo/Idh/MocA family protein: MEKKRYAQVGTGGRARMFYEAIATRYQDSSALVAFCDMSQVRMDFSNKILVEKCNHSPVPTYKHTEFDRMIDEQKPDVIIVTTVDRTHDQYIIRAMEKGCDVICEKPITTDNEKGQAILDAQKRYGKSIRVTFNYRYAPHHSKVRELIASGVIGEVYSVHFEWLLNTEHGADYYRRWHRNKVNSGGLLVHKSTHHFDLVNFWLGTQPKTVFAFGALNFYGQAAAQKRGVESFYARCHGSEAAKGDPFAIDMENNPTLKGLYLDAEAESGYIRDRSVFSDDISIEDTMAVLVKYKSGAMLSYSLNSYLPWEGFNVAINGSKGRIEYTALERPYINAGGKQCDEGATVFHKVRVCPLLDTPYEVEVQIKEGGHGGGDPTMLDDIFLENPPFDPLHRSADHTDGLRSILTGIAANKSIASGLPVDVDTLLHW, encoded by the coding sequence ATGGAAAAAAAGCGATATGCCCAAGTCGGGACCGGAGGTCGGGCCCGTATGTTCTACGAAGCAATCGCCACACGGTACCAGGACAGCAGTGCCTTGGTGGCCTTTTGTGATATGAGTCAGGTGCGGATGGACTTTTCCAATAAGATCCTGGTTGAGAAATGCAACCACAGTCCGGTTCCCACCTATAAGCATACCGAGTTCGACCGCATGATCGACGAGCAGAAGCCCGATGTAATCATCGTCACCACCGTAGACCGCACCCACGATCAGTACATCATCCGTGCGATGGAGAAGGGCTGCGACGTCATATGCGAGAAGCCCATCACCACCGACAACGAGAAGGGACAGGCGATTCTCGATGCCCAGAAGCGATACGGCAAATCCATCCGCGTCACCTTCAACTACCGCTACGCCCCCCACCACTCCAAGGTCCGCGAGCTTATCGCAAGCGGAGTAATCGGAGAGGTGTACTCCGTTCACTTCGAATGGCTGCTCAACACCGAGCATGGGGCCGACTACTACCGCCGCTGGCACCGAAACAAGGTCAACAGCGGAGGGCTTCTGGTCCACAAGTCCACCCACCACTTCGACCTGGTCAACTTCTGGCTGGGCACCCAGCCCAAGACCGTCTTCGCTTTCGGCGCCTTGAACTTCTATGGTCAGGCTGCCGCCCAGAAGCGGGGTGTTGAGAGTTTCTATGCACGTTGCCATGGCAGCGAGGCCGCCAAGGGCGACCCGTTTGCCATTGATATGGAGAACAATCCCACTCTCAAGGGGCTCTACCTCGATGCCGAGGCTGAGAGCGGCTACATCCGCGACCGCTCCGTCTTTTCCGACGATATCAGCATCGAAGACACCATGGCCGTCCTGGTCAAGTACAAGAGCGGGGCCATGCTCTCCTACTCGCTGAACTCCTACCTTCCTTGGGAAGGGTTCAACGTGGCCATAAACGGCAGCAAGGGCCGTATCGAGTATACCGCCCTCGAACGGCCGTATATCAACGCCGGCGGCAAGCAGTGCGATGAGGGGGCGACGGTCTTTCACAAGGTACGGGTCTGCCCCCTGCTCGACACCCCCTATGAGGTGGAGGTCCAGATCAAGGAAGGCGGCCATGGCGGGGGAGACCCGACCATGCTTGACGACATCTTCCTTGAGAACCCTCCCTTCGATCCTCTGCATAGAAGTGCCGATCATACCGACGGTCTGCGTTCGATCCTCACCGGTATCGCCGCCAACAAGAGCATTGCCAGCGGCCTTCCCGTAGATGTTGACACCCTCCTGCATTGGTAA
- a CDS encoding BREX system ATP-binding domain-containing protein — protein MSWGYEERHMIEALRSGIPSKAIGHHFCEARADLLSSIIEQLDQVCEEGTSDAMIFSGKYGEGKTHLLNTVYTLAHARNMVVSVVSLSKETPLDKPYLVYPKLISNTYLPGHLQPGFIQELDKLTPNVPLTNDLLLYAATQLETDRLYYLLRSYVHTDDQEEQFLLRTDMEGDFVPNPMIKKMYRRIFNEKVSFNQNFVKSRHTKDYIAFVSHLFRQLGYRGWVVLFDESELIGRLSKKARSKAYQTIASFLFPPKQLEATFSLFAFSSSYTEDVIEAKAEYQNLEELYPEDQMPMKAVLDAIVNAPQLKPLTPREIQQILEKIVDFHGKAYDWKPDVDLKAMLSQVDRSGYLLRSKIRSAIEYLDQLYLYHSVGNSTVRALEEEKYEEDAVDNTPTFEELFEE, from the coding sequence ATGAGCTGGGGGTATGAAGAGAGACATATGATCGAGGCCCTGCGCTCGGGGATCCCTTCGAAGGCGATCGGGCATCATTTTTGCGAGGCGCGTGCCGACTTGTTGAGCAGCATCATCGAACAGCTCGATCAAGTATGTGAAGAAGGCACCAGCGATGCCATGATTTTCAGCGGCAAGTATGGCGAGGGCAAGACCCACCTGCTCAATACCGTCTATACGCTCGCCCATGCACGCAACATGGTGGTTTCGGTGGTATCATTGAGCAAGGAGACTCCGCTGGACAAGCCGTATCTGGTCTATCCGAAGTTGATCAGCAATACGTACCTGCCCGGGCATCTGCAGCCGGGGTTCATCCAGGAGCTGGATAAGCTTACTCCCAATGTCCCGCTCACCAATGACCTGCTTCTGTATGCAGCTACGCAGCTTGAGACCGATAGGCTCTACTATCTCTTGCGTTCCTATGTACATACCGACGACCAGGAGGAGCAGTTCCTTCTGCGTACCGATATGGAAGGGGATTTTGTTCCCAACCCCATGATCAAGAAGATGTACCGCAGGATTTTCAATGAAAAGGTGTCGTTCAATCAGAACTTTGTGAAGTCACGGCATACCAAGGACTATATCGCTTTTGTCAGCCACTTGTTCCGGCAGCTGGGCTATCGGGGTTGGGTGGTGCTCTTCGATGAGTCCGAGTTGATCGGTCGCTTGAGCAAGAAGGCTCGCTCCAAGGCTTACCAGACGATTGCTTCCTTCCTGTTTCCTCCCAAGCAGCTGGAGGCAACGTTCAGTCTGTTTGCGTTCAGCTCCTCCTATACCGAGGATGTGATCGAAGCCAAGGCGGAGTACCAGAATCTGGAGGAGTTGTACCCTGAGGACCAGATGCCGATGAAGGCTGTTCTGGATGCGATTGTGAATGCTCCCCAGCTCAAGCCGCTGACACCACGTGAAATCCAGCAGATTTTGGAGAAGATCGTGGATTTCCACGGCAAGGCGTATGACTGGAAGCCCGATGTCGACTTGAAGGCGATGCTTTCACAAGTTGACCGCAGCGGCTATCTCCTGCGTTCCAAGATCAGAAGTGCCATCGAGTACCTCGACCAACTTTATCTCTACCACTCGGTGGGCAATAGTACGGTCAGGGCGTTGGAGGAGGAGAAGTACGAAGAGGATGCGGTCGACAACACTCCCACCTTCGAGGAGTTGTTCGAGGAGTAG
- a CDS encoding ABC transporter permease, whose protein sequence is MADKPLVIRTKPPLLTRLKSQKFLLLMLLPGVVWYLLFKYLPLLGLSLGFTDYGFRSKVSFVGLENFQRLLSSTIFWNAFRNTLVISLANIVFYFPAPLIVALMINELKSVKSKRFIQFLIYIPYFFSWVVVGSIFVNLLSPSTGLVNNIITKFGGEPVYFMASAKFFRPVLVSSYIWRQMGYGAVIYVASLTTVQPELYEAATIDGAGHWGRLWHVTIPGIRSTIVTMLLLNLSHVLLIFEQVLVMYNAAVYDVADVLQTYVFREGVLAGDLGYSIAVGMFTSIVSLTLVLSTNKLSARFLDEPIL, encoded by the coding sequence ATGGCAGACAAACCATTAGTTATTCGTACAAAACCACCGCTCTTGACTCGGCTGAAGAGCCAGAAGTTCCTGCTTCTGATGCTCCTGCCGGGCGTGGTTTGGTACCTCTTGTTCAAATACCTTCCCCTCTTGGGGTTGAGCCTGGGATTCACCGACTATGGATTCCGCTCGAAGGTTTCGTTTGTAGGACTGGAGAATTTCCAGCGCCTGCTCTCCTCGACGATTTTCTGGAATGCGTTCCGTAATACGTTGGTTATCAGCCTGGCGAACATTGTCTTCTACTTCCCCGCCCCGCTCATCGTCGCCCTGATGATCAATGAGCTGAAGAGCGTGAAGTCCAAGCGGTTCATTCAGTTTCTCATCTACATTCCCTACTTCTTCAGCTGGGTTGTGGTGGGCAGTATTTTCGTTAACTTGCTCTCCCCTTCCACCGGCTTGGTGAACAACATCATCACCAAATTCGGTGGCGAGCCGGTCTATTTCATGGCGAGTGCGAAATTCTTCCGTCCTGTTCTGGTCAGCTCCTACATCTGGCGTCAGATGGGCTACGGGGCGGTCATCTATGTGGCGAGCCTGACGACGGTCCAGCCCGAGCTCTACGAGGCTGCGACCATCGACGGGGCCGGCCACTGGGGACGGCTGTGGCATGTGACGATTCCGGGCATCCGTTCCACGATTGTGACCATGCTGCTTCTCAACCTCAGCCATGTGCTGCTGATATTCGAGCAGGTGCTGGTCATGTATAACGCCGCCGTCTACGACGTGGCCGATGTACTGCAGACCTATGTATTCCGCGAAGGGGTGCTTGCAGGTGATTTGGGATATTCGATCGCAGTGGGTATGTTCACGTCCATTGTCAGCTTGACGTTGGTGCTCTCCACCAACAAGCTCAGCGCCCGGTTCCTGGACGAACCGATTCTGTAG
- a CDS encoding glycoside hydrolase family 3 C-terminal domain-containing protein, which translates to MNARQRAQELVERMNLPQMMSQLRHDAPAIESLGIPAYNWWNEGLHGAARSGTATVFPQAIGLASLFDPEFISSIASVVSTEQRAKYNLYKAEGDRDIYKGLTVWSPNVNIFRDPRWGRGQETFGEDPYLTERLAVAFIKGLQGEESVLKTASCVKHFAAHSGPEPLRHGFNAVVSKKDLEETYLPAFEAAVKEAMVDAVMGAYSALNGEPCCASSFLMEHKLRGEWGFEGMYISDCWAIRDFHLNHKVTKGEEESAALALKRGCDLACGCEYQSLDKAFQKGLISREEIKQAAVRVMTTRFKLGQFDRATVYDNLGLESLDSEEHALLSYEASCRSLVLLKNDGLLPLRKKDVGSIAVIGPNADSTQALWGNYHGTSSRYVTILEGLREYTQEYARILYSEGSGLTKNKVERLAKEDDRLSEAVFMAKASDVVVLCLGLNETVEGEMHDDGNGGWAGDKDDLRLPLCQRKLLKAVARTGKPIIVVLLSGGSLDPEIEQYSNVRALIQGWYPGQEGGRAIAHLLFGAFSPSGKLPVTFYKAEAVLPAFTDYSLNRRTYRYCDHCDVLYPFGFGLSYASFSFDGLQAKETDEGDVEVAVSVRNTSSIASRTVVQLYLKMEGPDLPPHPVLCGMSSVLLQGDEEKLVHLRIEKRRFTAVDTEGIRHTVSGPYTLYAGSSQPDEKSLMLGADKPAVLRCIR; encoded by the coding sequence ATGAACGCACGACAGAGAGCGCAAGAGCTGGTAGAACGCATGAACCTGCCTCAGATGATGAGTCAGCTCCGCCACGACGCCCCTGCCATCGAGAGCCTGGGCATCCCTGCCTACAACTGGTGGAACGAGGGATTGCATGGAGCCGCACGCAGCGGAACCGCCACCGTGTTCCCCCAGGCCATCGGTTTGGCTTCCCTCTTCGATCCCGAGTTCATCTCATCGATCGCTTCTGTAGTCTCAACCGAGCAGCGGGCCAAATACAATCTCTACAAAGCCGAGGGAGACCGGGACATCTACAAGGGCCTTACCGTCTGGTCGCCGAATGTGAACATCTTCCGCGACCCCCGCTGGGGACGCGGCCAAGAGACCTTTGGAGAGGACCCGTATTTGACTGAACGTCTTGCGGTAGCCTTCATCAAGGGACTGCAGGGTGAAGAGTCGGTGCTCAAGACGGCCTCCTGCGTCAAGCACTTTGCCGCCCATAGCGGCCCTGAGCCTCTTAGGCACGGCTTTAATGCTGTAGTAAGCAAGAAAGACTTGGAGGAGACCTACCTGCCCGCTTTCGAGGCGGCTGTGAAGGAAGCAATGGTCGATGCTGTGATGGGCGCATACAGTGCCCTCAACGGCGAACCGTGTTGCGCCAGCTCCTTTTTGATGGAGCACAAGCTCAGAGGCGAGTGGGGCTTTGAAGGCATGTACATCTCCGACTGCTGGGCTATTCGCGATTTCCACCTCAACCACAAGGTCACCAAGGGCGAGGAGGAGTCGGCGGCCCTGGCTTTGAAGCGGGGGTGCGACCTTGCCTGCGGCTGCGAGTACCAGAGCCTGGACAAGGCCTTTCAGAAAGGCCTGATAAGCCGAGAAGAGATCAAGCAGGCCGCAGTTCGGGTGATGACCACCCGCTTCAAGCTGGGCCAGTTCGACCGGGCTACCGTGTACGACAATCTGGGCCTTGAGAGCCTGGACAGCGAAGAACATGCCCTTCTCTCCTATGAGGCTTCCTGCCGCTCGTTGGTTCTGCTGAAGAACGATGGCCTGCTTCCCTTGAGGAAGAAGGATGTCGGCTCCATTGCGGTCATCGGACCGAATGCCGACAGCACCCAGGCCCTCTGGGGCAACTACCATGGCACCTCAAGCAGGTATGTCACGATTCTTGAAGGTCTGCGGGAGTATACCCAAGAGTATGCAAGAATCTTGTACAGCGAAGGCTCGGGTCTGACAAAGAACAAGGTGGAACGACTTGCCAAGGAGGACGACAGGCTCTCCGAGGCTGTGTTCATGGCCAAGGCCAGTGATGTGGTGGTACTCTGTCTGGGACTGAACGAGACGGTCGAAGGTGAGATGCACGACGACGGCAACGGCGGCTGGGCGGGAGACAAGGATGACTTGCGACTTCCATTGTGCCAAAGAAAGCTGCTCAAGGCAGTAGCCCGGACGGGCAAGCCGATCATCGTGGTCCTGTTGTCCGGAGGCAGCCTCGACCCCGAAATCGAGCAGTATTCCAATGTGAGGGCCCTCATCCAGGGCTGGTATCCAGGCCAGGAGGGAGGAAGGGCGATCGCACACCTCTTGTTCGGCGCCTTCAGTCCGTCGGGAAAGCTTCCGGTCACGTTCTACAAGGCCGAGGCGGTGCTGCCCGCCTTCACCGACTATTCGCTGAATCGTCGAACCTACCGTTACTGTGACCATTGCGATGTGCTCTACCCCTTCGGTTTCGGCCTGTCCTATGCATCCTTCTCTTTTGACGGGTTGCAGGCAAAAGAGACCGATGAGGGTGATGTAGAGGTTGCGGTTTCGGTTCGCAATACCTCCTCTATTGCATCGAGAACGGTGGTGCAGCTCTACTTGAAGATGGAAGGACCCGATCTTCCACCTCATCCTGTGCTTTGCGGCATGAGCAGTGTGCTGCTTCAAGGGGACGAGGAAAAACTGGTACACTTACGCATTGAAAAGCGGCGCTTCACTGCCGTTGACACAGAGGGAATCCGCCATACAGTGAGCGGTCCCTATACCCTGTATGCAGGCTCGAGCCAGCCGGATGAGAAAAGCTTGATGCTTGGCGCGGACAAACCCGCAGTATTACGTTGTATTCGATAA
- a CDS encoding ABC transporter substrate-binding protein, which translates to MLNTKRLLLTFATLLLCLTAVVAAGQKDASVAQTPTLTLATADNTYGLSTDPELQGAITALIESKTGTKINPIIPPLASYTDKLATLVNSGDIPDLFVVAQAMTKIPTMVAREQILDLTDYIKNSPALSKLDPNLFKDLQIDGKTYFVPYNYPKSKAIFIRKDLMEQYGVKLSSTPTTEEFRTEMAKFVGKGIIPFNFPK; encoded by the coding sequence ATGTTGAACACCAAGCGCTTACTGCTTACCTTTGCAACCCTGCTGCTCTGTCTGACCGCCGTTGTGGCCGCAGGACAGAAAGATGCAAGTGTTGCCCAGACCCCGACCCTTACACTCGCCACCGCCGACAACACCTACGGTCTGAGTACCGACCCGGAACTTCAGGGTGCCATTACCGCCCTGATCGAATCGAAGACGGGGACCAAGATCAACCCCATCATCCCCCCGCTTGCCTCCTACACCGACAAGCTTGCCACGCTGGTAAACAGCGGGGACATCCCCGACTTGTTCGTCGTAGCCCAGGCAATGACCAAGATTCCGACCATGGTCGCCCGTGAGCAGATTCTTGACTTGACCGATTACATCAAGAACAGTCCCGCCCTATCCAAGCTCGACCCCAACCTGTTCAAGGACCTGCAGATCGACGGCAAGACCTATTTTGTTCCCTACAACTACCCCAAGAGCAAGGCCATCTTCATCCGCAAGGACCTGATGGAGCAGTATGGCGTCAAGCTTTCCAGCACCCCGACCACCGAAGAGTTCCGCACCGAGATGGCGAAGTTCGTCGGCAAGGGAATCATTCCCTTCAACTTCCCCAAGTGA
- a CDS encoding AraC family transcriptional regulator, whose product MYVRITSSGRFYYKEGEGKSEHHHQDDYQIQLVYAGKARNYFDGQPYDLESGDIVFCRKGRYHAFSATSKEGVKMLEVKFTSADESVQEVLGGIDTKFADRENQIYTLLSRIVLEGQRKALHYRSMSSALLMECLLSMNRLCLEHSLPLYESNPIHQLRRSSLATKSEVLDSVDAYINSHIGTSFSLSQMADECGYNQDYLYRVIKKQTGLSAIKYINLVKFERSLSLIQNTELSLSEIGWNLGFENLQYFSRFFKQHGGIAPSEYIEKVRRTTRTDY is encoded by the coding sequence ATGTACGTACGCATTACCTCGTCAGGAAGGTTTTATTACAAGGAAGGGGAAGGCAAGAGCGAGCACCACCACCAGGACGACTATCAGATCCAGCTCGTCTATGCCGGCAAGGCACGCAACTATTTCGACGGCCAACCCTATGACCTGGAGAGCGGGGACATTGTCTTCTGCCGCAAGGGCCGCTACCACGCCTTCAGTGCAACCAGCAAGGAAGGGGTGAAAATGCTGGAGGTGAAGTTCACCTCAGCCGATGAGAGTGTACAGGAGGTACTGGGTGGCATCGACACCAAGTTCGCCGATCGTGAGAACCAGATCTATACACTGCTGTCCCGCATTGTCCTGGAGGGACAGCGTAAAGCCTTGCACTACCGTTCGATGTCCTCGGCCCTCTTGATGGAGTGCCTGCTCTCCATGAACCGCCTGTGCCTTGAACACTCGCTGCCCCTGTATGAATCGAATCCGATTCACCAGCTGCGCCGATCCTCGTTGGCAACCAAGAGCGAAGTACTGGACAGTGTCGATGCCTATATCAACAGCCATATCGGCACATCCTTCAGCCTCTCCCAGATGGCTGATGAGTGTGGATACAACCAGGACTACCTGTACCGGGTGATCAAGAAGCAGACAGGATTGTCGGCGATCAAGTACATCAACCTGGTCAAGTTCGAGCGCTCGCTCTCTCTCATCCAGAACACCGAGCTGTCGCTCAGCGAGATCGGGTGGAACCTTGGTTTTGAGAACCTTCAGTACTTCTCGCGCTTCTTCAAACAGCACGGCGGCATCGCCCCATCGGAGTATATCGAGAAGGTGAGGCGCACTACTCGTACCGACTACTAA
- a CDS encoding type IV toxin-antitoxin system AbiEi family antitoxin domain-containing protein, with protein MIKKGEIIQIVRTVYADSLSDPKLAAASMIHSPCYISFETALAYHQMIPERVFEVKSAGFQLKKEKHFDTPLGRYSFLYIPEAVFPWAVQPAMEQGHGFRLATKEKALLDTLYKIRSVTSRKDLQELLFDDLRLEEEAIMQLDWPLIQSLVPLYHSTTLNTLLRWRNAQ; from the coding sequence ATGATCAAGAAAGGTGAGATCATTCAGATAGTTCGTACTGTGTATGCCGACTCGTTGTCGGACCCAAAGCTTGCGGCAGCTTCCATGATTCACAGCCCCTGCTATATCTCATTCGAGACGGCACTGGCATATCATCAGATGATACCCGAGCGTGTGTTTGAAGTAAAAAGCGCAGGGTTTCAACTGAAGAAGGAGAAGCACTTCGATACACCACTGGGCCGCTACAGTTTCTTATATATACCCGAAGCAGTGTTTCCTTGGGCTGTACAGCCGGCAATGGAACAAGGCCATGGTTTTCGTCTGGCTACCAAGGAGAAGGCATTGCTGGATACACTCTATAAGATACGGTCGGTTACAAGCAGGAAAGATCTACAAGAGCTGTTGTTCGATGATCTTCGATTGGAAGAAGAAGCCATCATGCAATTGGATTGGCCCCTCATCCAATCCTTGGTGCCACTGTACCACAGTACAACGCTGAATACACTGCTTCGATGGAGAAATGCTCAATAG
- a CDS encoding carbohydrate ABC transporter permease: protein MKQTTPTTIRESGSRKLFRVINTLLLAFICLIFIIPIWNVLITSVAKDIDVMGADYLLMPRSFTLQNYWRVLNSGYMGAFKNSLFVAFLGTALSMLITVPMGFALAQKHLVGRSIIMKAIVFTMVFDAGIMPFYIVVRSLGLINSMGAIIFPVAISTFNLVIIKNYMTSIPVSLIESATLDGCNDVTILLKIVLPLSVSIIAAVTLFYFVSYWNRYFEVIMFINDSRKYTLQVVLRSLMFESDESLGGGQYVYNNLKMAVMVLGMLPVLIIYPFVQKHFVSGLMLGGVKG, encoded by the coding sequence ATGAAGCAAACCACACCGACCACAATCCGCGAAAGCGGGAGCCGCAAGCTCTTTCGGGTGATCAACACCCTGCTTTTGGCATTCATCTGCCTGATCTTCATCATTCCCATCTGGAACGTCCTCATCACCTCCGTTGCCAAAGACATTGATGTCATGGGTGCCGACTACCTGCTCATGCCCCGTTCGTTCACGCTGCAGAACTACTGGCGCGTGCTCAACAGCGGCTACATGGGAGCCTTCAAGAACTCGCTGTTCGTAGCCTTCTTGGGCACCGCGCTTTCGATGCTGATCACCGTTCCGATGGGCTTCGCCTTGGCGCAGAAGCATCTGGTGGGCAGGTCAATCATCATGAAGGCGATTGTGTTCACGATGGTCTTCGATGCGGGCATTATGCCCTTCTACATCGTTGTACGGTCGCTTGGGCTCATCAACAGCATGGGGGCGATCATATTCCCGGTTGCCATCTCGACGTTCAATTTGGTCATCATCAAGAACTATATGACCAGCATCCCGGTCTCGCTGATTGAGAGCGCCACCCTCGACGGCTGCAACGACGTTACCATCCTGCTGAAAATCGTCCTGCCTCTTTCGGTCTCCATCATTGCCGCTGTTACGTTGTTTTACTTTGTAAGTTACTGGAACAGGTATTTCGAGGTTATCATGTTCATCAACGACAGCCGCAAGTACACCCTGCAGGTGGTCTTGCGCTCATTGATGTTCGAATCCGACGAGTCGCTCGGCGGTGGTCAGTATGTCTACAACAACCTGAAGATGGCAGTCATGGTACTGGGCATGCTTCCGGTTCTGATCATCTACCCGTTCGTGCAGAAACATTTCGTTTCAGGCCTCATGCTCGGAGGCGTCAAAGGTTGA
- a CDS encoding ATP-binding protein, with amino-acid sequence MKEYLPRIADIVLSDGLEAKGAVLIEGPKWCGKTTTALQKAKSVVYMQDPLDKEQNLALAELNPLQLLKGKTPRLIDEWQLAPKLWDAIRFDVDKRDEFNQFILTGSFVPADDMSNSHSGTGRITRMTMRPMSLFESKDSDGSVSLRSLFGSKNEISADSNISIEELAFLICRGGWPKAIGQSQRVALQQAFDYVDSIVNKDASRVDGIAKDPQRMKNLLHSYSRFIASDAKITTIRDDMVANDVDTLDYNTVYTYISALKKIFVVEDLPAWNPKLRSKTAIRTTDTRHFTDPSIATASLGIGPQDLLDDLQTMGLFFENLCIRDLRVFAEALDGNVYHYRDKTDLECDAVIHLRNGSFGLVEVKLGGSAIDTAAGNLLKLQERLDTNRMKHPSFLMILTGTKYAYTRKDGVHVVPIGCLGL; translated from the coding sequence ATGAAAGAGTATCTTCCTAGAATTGCAGATATAGTATTAAGCGATGGGCTTGAAGCCAAAGGTGCCGTACTTATTGAAGGGCCAAAATGGTGTGGAAAAACAACTACAGCATTGCAAAAAGCGAAAAGCGTTGTGTATATGCAAGATCCCTTGGACAAAGAACAAAATCTCGCTTTAGCAGAGTTGAATCCATTGCAACTACTTAAAGGAAAAACTCCCAGGCTTATCGATGAATGGCAACTTGCACCAAAACTATGGGATGCCATCCGTTTTGATGTTGATAAGCGGGATGAATTCAATCAATTCATTCTCACCGGATCCTTTGTCCCAGCTGACGATATGTCAAATTCACACTCGGGGACGGGTCGCATAACAAGAATGACTATGCGGCCTATGTCACTTTTTGAGAGTAAAGATTCTGATGGGTCGGTCTCCTTACGGTCCCTATTTGGCTCAAAAAATGAAATCTCAGCAGATAGCAACATTTCCATTGAGGAATTAGCATTCCTTATTTGTAGAGGTGGATGGCCCAAAGCCATCGGCCAGTCACAAAGAGTTGCCTTGCAACAAGCATTTGATTATGTAGACTCGATTGTTAATAAAGATGCATCTAGAGTTGATGGAATCGCGAAAGATCCACAACGCATGAAAAACTTATTGCATTCGTATTCTAGATTTATAGCTTCAGATGCAAAAATAACCACAATTCGTGATGATATGGTAGCGAATGATGTTGATACTCTTGATTATAACACTGTCTATACATATATTTCTGCATTAAAAAAGATTTTTGTTGTAGAAGACCTTCCAGCTTGGAACCCAAAGCTTCGTTCAAAAACCGCAATCAGAACGACTGATACACGGCATTTTACCGATCCATCTATTGCTACTGCATCATTGGGAATAGGGCCACAAGATTTGTTAGACGATTTACAGACCATGGGACTTTTCTTTGAAAATCTCTGCATACGTGACCTACGAGTCTTTGCAGAAGCTCTTGATGGGAATGTTTACCATTACAGAGATAAAACCGATCTCGAGTGTGACGCAGTTATTCATCTTAGAAATGGTTCTTTTGGATTGGTTGAGGTAAAGCTTGGAGGCAGTGCTATCGATACGGCAGCCGGAAATCTTCTAAAACTTCAGGAGCGGCTAGATACAAACAGAATGAAACACCCCTCTTTTCTCATGATACTTACAGGAACAAAGTATGCATATACTAGAAAGGATGGTGTCCATGTAGTACCTATTGGATGTCTGGGATTGTAA